In a single window of the Drosophila miranda strain MSH22 chromosome XL, D.miranda_PacBio2.1, whole genome shotgun sequence genome:
- the LOC108165045 gene encoding dentin sialophosphoprotein → MLKLPMLLGSTVVVALLLASGGAQASLCSQSGYFALVDNTPEFYACRASPAGGFSLQSMRCSAGSVFSSKAGHCTEVGDLSLLARDDGNIESPTIPPSNVDDSSSQKPAEVTTPTQVPTAAPFTDIPEDTTDAPISTDDVSTDDSSTDEPSTDEPSSDTTEKPADVTTDSPISTEDTSSESTEKPAEGTTGSSIGTDDPSTDDASTDEPSSDTTDSGDSSDSTDSSDSSDSSDSTDSSDSTDSSDSTDSSASTDDGSTTAATPILDCPTTGFFPMDENCDEFIICFQNGNVLESARFKCPEGMQFNPETSFCVADYDCTA, encoded by the coding sequence ATGTTGAAGCTTCCGATGCTCCTGGGCTCCACCGTGGTGGTGGCCCTTCTCCTGGCCTCCGGCGGCGCCCAGGCCTCCCTGTGCAGCCAGAGCGGCTACTTCGCACTTGTGGATAACACGCCCGAGTTCTATGCCTGCCGCGCGTCTCCTGCCGGCGGCTTCTCTCTGCAATCAATGCGCTGCTCGGCCGGCAGCGTCTTCAGCTCCAAGGCTGGCCATTGCACAGAAGTGGGAGACCTGTCACTATTGGCACGCGATGATGGCAACATCGAGAGTCCGACGATTCCTCCCAGCAATGTGGATGATAGTTCCTCGCAGAAGCCGGCTGAGGTAACCACTCCTACGCAGGTCCCTACCGCCGCACCCTTTACTGACATCCCAGAGGACACCACTGATGCACCGATCAGTACTGATGATGTCTCTACCGATGATTCTTCGACTGATGAACCATCCACTGATGAACCCTCTTCAGATACCACAGAGAAGCCGGCTGATGTGACCACTGATTCGCCGATCTCTACCGAAGATACTTCTTCAGAGAGCACGGAGAAGCCGGCAGAGGGAACCACTGGGTCGTCAATCGGTACCGATGATCCTTCGACTGACGACGCATCCACCGATGAGCCCTCTTCAGATACCACGGACTCCGGCGACTCCAGCGACTCCACCGACTCCAGCGACTCCAGCGACTCCAGCGACTCCACCGACTCCAGCGACTCCACCGACTCCAGCGACTCCACCGACTCCAGCGCCTCCACCGATGATGGGTCCACCACTGCAGCCACCCCCATACTCGATTGTCCCACAACAGGCTTCTTCCCCATGGATGAAAATTGCGACGAGTTCATCATTTGCTTCCAAAATGGCAATGTCCTAGAGTCCGCCCGCTTCAAGTGTCCCGAGGGTATGCAGTTCAATCCCGAAACTTCCTTCTGCGTCGCCGATTACGACTGCACCGCCTAG